The proteins below come from a single Myripristis murdjan chromosome 10, fMyrMur1.1, whole genome shotgun sequence genomic window:
- the LOC115366462 gene encoding MORC family CW-type zinc finger protein 3 gives MARLSEHGIRLSSMSPSFLSSNSTSHTWPFSAVAELIDNASDPGVTAKQIWIDVIEESGQLCLTFTDNGSGMTPSKLHKMLSFGFTEKGSGKASQQAIGIYGNGFKSGSMRLGRDALIFTKNGGCQSVGMLSQTYLENIKAQAVIVPIVPFNQQNKQLVVTEDSEASLAAILEHSLINSLEQLLAHFDSIPSKKGTKILIWNIRRAKDGKSELDFETDVTDIRMPEIHIEELKKDLKNSGSQRAEQNIPDMDYSLRAYLSILYLKPRTQIILRGKKVLAKLVAKRLTHIEHDVYKPHFSKERVKVTFGLNPKNKEHYGIMMYHKNRLIKSYEKVGCQIKSSGQRAGVGVIGVIECNFLKPAHNKQDFEYTKEYRLTLGALGLKLNDYWREVTVKRAREREFHAMERKGEKEESQEINESPMWLQCEECLKWRSVPPGHYSVTPENWNCSQNPNPRFRSCSSPEEAEESEEMLTPSYQKTHKKHEYSKSRKREKSLEVCGFQETEPKHQMVSRSSSEPCQPTFQPQHTADDTFTEPSHTKDTHAQDQTHTDHLLDHHEDIHSGDDAQIQEEVALENTQTQEGHTGKDVNVRDPAEFMQEKGMQGQHAENDTSDEATQTLEDSKSGKKTETNIEPEQREEDKVEKLSLKRKISWPLCHLKKVSRPWEEQQPDLEDMAEEVHPGRDATKPQTPSWEKTKQDSGGRVEKPGDTAQHASSLAWTHSPPPTQTVMVSPLSRNEGPWSRPLPPEGGDREAIMQKLAGLEKEAQRLRKLLCLEVTKTTQGTMTTANTSAEKPPGRTETLPASTEAREVGCQTEHQSSTSSSEQSQKPGNDQPEQDRPRRDKSESQSRTRVTDSESRLLEDISVAQESLRGMRNNVVVLLSALLPQLDLAGISMETSDVDNILQQIIDVNALKL, from the exons ATGGCGAGGTTGAGCGAGCATGGGATTCGTCTGAGTTCC ATGAGCCCTTCCTTCCTGAGCAGCAACTCTACGAGTCACACCTGGCCGTTCAGCGCCGTGGCGGAGTTGATAG ACAATGCGTCAGATCCTGGCGTAACTGCTAAACAGATCTGGATCGATGTCATTGAGGAGTCGGGTCAGCTCTGTCTCACCTTCACTGATAATGGCAGTGGCATGACCCCCAGTAAGCTGCACAAGATGCTCAG CTTTGGCTTCACAGAAAAGGGTTCGGGTAAAGCCAGCCAGCAGGCTATCGGCATATACGGGAACGGCTTTAAGTCTGGCTCCATGCGTCTGGGCCGTGATGCCCTCATCTTCACCAAGAACGGGGGCTGCCAGAGCGTGGGCATGCTGTCCCAGACCTACCTGGAAAACATCAAGGCCCAGGCTGTCATCGTCCCCATCGTCCCCTTCAACCAGCAGAACA AGCAGCTGGTGGTGACTGAGGACTCGGAGGCCAGTCTGGCAGCCATCCTCGAACACTCTCTCATCAACTCCCTGGAGCAGCTCCTTGCACACTTTGACTCCATCCCTTCTAAAAAAGGCACCAAGATCCTCATCTGGAACATCCGCCG GGCTAAGGACGGCAAGTCAGAGCTGGACTTTGAGACTGATGTCACTGACATCCGTATGCCTGAGATCCACATagaggagctgaagaaggaCCTGAAGAACAGTGGCTCCCAGAGAGCTGAGCAGAATATCCCAGACATGGACTACTCTCTCAGG gcCTACCTCAGTATCTTGTACCTGAAGCCCAGGACTCAGATCATACTGAGAGGGAAGAAGGTTCTTGCCAAGTTGGTGGCAAAGAGACTCACACACATCGAGCATGATGTGTATAAACCCCACTTCAGT aaagagagagtaaaggTGACCTTTGGACTGAACCCAAAGAACAAAGAGCACTATGGCATCATGATGTACCACAAGAACCGGCTCATCAAGTCCTATGAGAAAGTGGGCTGCCAGATCAAG TCTTCAGGTCAGAGGGCAGGAGTCGGGGTCATCGGCGTCATCGAGTGTAACTTTCTCAAACCTGCTCACAACAAGCAAGACTTTGAGTATACCAAAGAATACAG ATTGACCTTGGGCGCCTTGGGCCTGAAACTCAATGACTACTGGAGAGAGGTGACAGTGAAgagggccagagagagagagtttcatGCTATGGAGAGGAAAGGTGAAAAGGAGGAGAGCCAGGAGATCAACGA gagtccCATGTGGTTACAGTGTGAAGAATGCCTTAAATGGAGAAGCGTCCCCCCGGGTCATTACAGCGTCACTCCTGAAAACTGGAACTGCAGCCAGAACCCCAACCCAcgcttcag GAGCTGTTCTTCaccagaggaagcagaggaaagTGAAGAGATGTTAACACCCAGCTACCAAAAAACCCACAAGAAACA TGAGTACTCCAAAAGCAGGAAACGAGAAAAATCACTGGAG gtgtGCGGGTTCCAAGAAACGGAGCCAAAACATCAAATGGTGTCACGTAGTTCATCTGAGCCTTGCCAGCCCACCTTCCAGCCCCAACATACAGCTGATGACACATTCACTGAACCGTCACACACcaaggacacacatgcacaagaccaaacacacactgatcaccTTCTGGATCATCATGAGGATATACACAGTGGAGATGATGCACAGATACAAGAGGAAGTTGCgctagaaaacacacaaacacaagagggACACACTGGAAAAGATGTGAACGTGCGAGACCCGGCAGAGTTTATGCAAGAAAAGGGCATGCAAGGACAGCATGCAGAAAATGACACCAGTGATGAAGCCACACAAACTCTTGAGGATTCAAAGAGCGGCAAAAAGACGGAGACAAACATAGagccagagcagagagaggaagacaaagtggaaaaattaAG CCTCAAAAGGAAAATATCGTGGCCACTGTGCCACCTGAAAAAGGTGTCTCGCCCTTGGGAGGAGCAACAGCCTGACTTGGAGGACATGGCAGAGGAGGTGCACCCTGGGAGAGATGCCACTAAGCCCCAGACACCGTCATGGGAGAAGACCAAGCAGGACAGTGGCGGCCGTGTAGAGAAGCCAGGTGACACTGCCCAACATGCCTCCAGCCTTGCCTGGACTCACTCACCCCCGCCGACCCAGACTGTCATGGTATCTCCGCTGAGTCGAAACGAGGGCCCATGGAGCAGGCCGCTGCCTCCAGAGGGAGGGGACAGGGAGGCAATAATGCAGAAGCTGGCCGGACTGGAGAAGGAGGCCCAGAGGCTTCGGAAGCTGCTCTGCCTAGAAGTCACGAAGACAACTCAAGGAACAATGACAACCGCTAACACCAGCGCTGAGAAGCCACCAGGCAGGACAGAGACACTGCCAGCCTCCACAGAAGCCAGAGAGGTCGGCTGCCAGACGGAG CATCAGAGCTCGACTTCATCCAGTGAGCAGAGCCAGAAGCCTGGTAATGATCAGCCTGAGCAGGACAGACCCAGGAGGGACAAGAGTGAAAGCCAGAGCAGGACGAGAGTCACTGACAGTGAGAGCCGCTTACTCGAAGACATCAG CGTGGCACAGGAGAGCCTGCGTGGGATGCGCAACAACGTGGTGGTGCTTCTCTCCGCCCTCCTGCCCCAGCTGGACCTGGCTGGCATCAGCATGGAGACGTCCGACGTGGACAACATCCTGCAGCAGATCATAGACGTCAACGCGCTGAAACTATGA